A single region of the Thermoplasmata archaeon genome encodes:
- the gyrA gene encoding DNA gyrase subunit A translates to MPDEEVTQPPQRRIVPQPIEDEMQRSYIDYAVSVIVSRAIPDARDGLKPVQRRILHGMNELGMSSGGQYKKAARVVGEILGKYHPHGDIAIYDTIARMVQDFSLRYPLIDGQGNWGSSEDEPAAMRYTECRLAKTAEAMLEDIEKDTVEWMDNFDGTLKEPLVLPSKFPNLLVNGSSGIAVGMATNMPPHNLNEVIDALTVLIDHPAAELHDLFDPEKGPIRGPDFPTGGILYGMDGVTAAYREGRGLISIRARAEFEEAGHDKVRIVITEIPYMVNKAALVESIALLVKSKRIDGVTDLRDESDREGMRIVLELKRDAIEDVVLNQLYHHTQMETTFGVINLALVDGKPRYLSLKEELQVYIDHRVLMVRRRTEFDLRKARERLHIVEGLITAVDHLDEVIRLIRHSQTVDEARAGLMSRYLLSEAQANAILSMTLRQLTGLEIEKLRQEQRDLTVKIEDLEGILASRERILGIIKAELAELKEKFGDERRTSIELHAADMEIEDLIPEEDVVVTITNTGYIKRIPVTTYRTQKRGGKGVTGMETKEEDFVVNLFTASTHDYILFFTSRGQCHWLKTYRIPVGSRYAKGKPIVNLLERLEPNERILDMIAVREFDPLRTIVFATKLGRIKQTRLDAFQRPNVRGIRAIELNESDELVEARIADGDEQVILASAGGYANRFALSEVRSMGRTAAGVRGMRLRKDERVVSMALVKNEETELLTVLEAGLGKRTKVKEYRKTRRGSQGVQTTNVKMAKSPVVGVLEVAAGDEILVTTVGGVVIRCPVEDIRETGRAARGVRIQRLAEGDRVSAVVRLVTPQEEDAVGEATPPAPGPAE, encoded by the coding sequence ATGCCGGACGAGGAGGTCACGCAACCGCCGCAGCGGCGGATCGTCCCGCAGCCCATCGAGGACGAGATGCAGCGCTCGTACATCGACTACGCGGTCTCCGTGATCGTCTCCCGCGCGATCCCGGACGCACGAGACGGCTTGAAGCCCGTCCAGCGACGCATCCTCCACGGGATGAACGAGCTGGGCATGAGCTCGGGCGGGCAGTACAAGAAGGCCGCGCGCGTGGTCGGCGAGATCCTCGGGAAGTACCATCCGCACGGCGACATCGCGATCTACGACACAATCGCGCGGATGGTCCAGGACTTCTCCCTCCGCTACCCGCTCATCGACGGCCAGGGGAACTGGGGGAGCTCGGAGGACGAGCCCGCGGCGATGCGGTACACGGAGTGCCGCCTGGCGAAGACCGCGGAGGCCATGCTCGAGGACATCGAGAAGGACACGGTCGAGTGGATGGACAACTTCGACGGCACGCTCAAAGAACCGCTCGTCCTGCCCTCCAAGTTTCCGAACCTCCTGGTGAACGGCTCGAGCGGCATCGCGGTCGGCATGGCGACGAACATGCCGCCCCACAACTTGAACGAAGTCATCGACGCGCTCACGGTCCTCATCGACCATCCCGCGGCGGAGCTCCACGATCTGTTCGACCCCGAGAAGGGGCCCATCCGCGGACCCGACTTCCCGACGGGCGGCATCCTGTACGGGATGGACGGCGTGACCGCGGCCTACCGCGAAGGGCGCGGCCTCATCTCGATCCGCGCGAGGGCCGAGTTCGAGGAGGCGGGCCACGACAAGGTCCGGATCGTGATCACGGAAATCCCGTACATGGTCAACAAGGCGGCTCTCGTGGAGTCCATCGCCCTCCTCGTCAAGTCCAAGCGGATCGACGGGGTCACGGACCTCCGGGACGAGAGCGACCGCGAGGGCATGCGGATCGTCCTCGAGCTGAAGCGGGACGCCATCGAGGACGTGGTCCTGAACCAGCTGTACCACCACACGCAGATGGAGACCACGTTCGGCGTCATCAACCTCGCCCTGGTGGACGGCAAGCCGAGGTACCTCTCGCTGAAGGAGGAACTCCAGGTCTACATCGACCACCGCGTGCTCATGGTCCGCCGCCGAACCGAGTTTGACCTGCGCAAGGCGCGGGAGCGGCTCCACATCGTCGAGGGGCTGATCACCGCGGTGGACCACCTGGACGAGGTCATTCGCCTGATCCGCCACTCCCAGACCGTGGACGAGGCGCGCGCGGGCCTCATGAGCCGCTACCTGCTCAGCGAGGCCCAGGCGAACGCGATCCTCTCGATGACCCTGCGCCAGCTCACGGGGCTCGAGATCGAGAAGCTGCGGCAGGAGCAGCGGGACCTCACGGTGAAAATCGAGGACCTCGAGGGCATCCTGGCCTCCCGCGAACGGATCCTAGGAATCATCAAGGCGGAGCTCGCGGAGCTCAAGGAGAAGTTCGGGGACGAGCGCCGGACGTCCATCGAGCTCCACGCGGCAGACATGGAGATCGAGGACCTGATCCCCGAGGAGGACGTCGTCGTCACGATCACGAACACGGGCTACATCAAGCGGATCCCCGTGACCACGTACCGCACGCAGAAGCGGGGGGGCAAGGGCGTCACAGGCATGGAGACCAAGGAGGAGGACTTCGTCGTGAACCTGTTCACCGCCTCCACGCACGACTACATCCTGTTCTTCACAAGCCGCGGCCAATGCCACTGGCTCAAGACGTACAGGATCCCCGTGGGCTCGCGGTACGCGAAGGGCAAGCCCATCGTGAACCTCCTGGAGCGCCTCGAGCCCAACGAGCGGATCCTGGACATGATCGCCGTGCGCGAGTTCGACCCGCTCCGGACCATCGTCTTCGCCACGAAGCTCGGGCGGATCAAGCAGACCCGCCTGGATGCGTTCCAGCGGCCCAACGTCCGCGGCATCCGGGCCATCGAGCTCAACGAGAGCGACGAGCTCGTGGAGGCGCGGATCGCGGACGGGGACGAGCAGGTCATCCTGGCGAGCGCCGGCGGCTACGCGAACCGCTTCGCGCTGAGCGAGGTCCGCTCCATGGGTCGGACCGCCGCGGGGGTCCGCGGCATGAGGCTCCGGAAGGACGAGCGGGTGGTCTCCATGGCCCTCGTGAAGAACGAGGAGACCGAGCTGCTCACGGTCCTCGAGGCGGGGCTCGGGAAGCGGACCAAGGTCAAGGAGTACCGCAAGACCCGCCGCGGGAGCCAGGGCGTCCAGACGACGAACGTGAAGATGGCCAAGAGCCCCGTGGTCGGCGTGCTCGAGGTGGCCGCCGGGGACGAGATCCTCGTGACGACGGTGGGGGGCGTGGT